A stretch of DNA from Mus musculus strain C57BL/6J chromosome 6, GRCm38.p6 C57BL/6J:
CGATGCCGACGTCAGTTGTTATGTCTTGACTGGGGCCGCGGCTACAGCGGGTCCAGTGCTCTGGGGGCGACGGCCGCGGCCTGCAGAGGCGGCAGGGACGGTGGCCGCGGTTGGCGCGGCGCGTCCGCACGGGGCTGGGCACCGCGCGGCTACGCAGCTGACAGGAAGCCGCCCGGGAGAGCCGCGTTGGGGCCTAGCGTTAtttgctttttcctctttttttcctcccttcacGACTGTCGTCTCGCGCTCCTCCTCAGCGGGAGCCGCCGCGACGCCCCCTCGCGGGCCGCGGGGCCTGATAGGCGCCGCCCGCGGGAACCTGGAGCTGCCGCCAGGCCTGGGCGGCCGCCGGGGCCTGAAGCCTGGGCGTTCGGCGCGGCGCTGCGGCGGTCACTCCAACCCGCGCTGGGCGCGCCGGGCCCCGGGCCTGGCCCAGCCGAGTACCGCGCCCTCTGGACCACTCAGTCCGGCCCCAACCGCCCTCCGCTGGCCCGCAGTCCCTCGGAGCTGCCTCCCGGTCACCCCAGGTGGGCTCTTGCCCTCTTCCAGCCGTCCGCAGCTCGATGGGTGGGGTGCGTTTGAACGtccccccttctccctttctcagcTCCTGACCGCAAGGCCAGAGCCGGGGCTCTCAGTCGCACGCACGCcgcgatccacctgcctccccgCGGGGATGGCCCGCCGGTGACCGCCGCGCGCCCTCGCTGCCCTCGCCCAGGCTGCGCTCTGTCGCCCCGCACTCGATCCCCTTCCCTTGTCCACGGCGTCCCGGCTCCTGGCGACGCCAAGAGGGCGAAGATGTGGCTGAAGCTGTTTTTCTTGCTCCTGTATTTCCTGGTCCTGTTCGTCCTGGCCAGGTTTTTTGAGGCCATTGTGTGGTACGAGACTGGCATCTTTGCTACTCAGCTGGTGGATCCGGTGGCATTGAGCTTCAAGAAGCTGAAGACCATTCTGGAGTGTCGAGGGCTGGGCTACTCCGGGCTGCCGGAGAAGAAAGATGTTCGGGAGCTGGTGGAGAAGTCAGGCAAGTGCTGGGCTCCTGGAGGTCGCCTCCACTGTCCTGGCTCTTACCCACTCCCCAGAATTAGGCGGTCCCCAGAATGGTTAAACAGACTGCTCCAGAGAGCTGCCCAGGTCATCTTTGTCTACGTTttctaaataaatatgtaaatctcGGTTTGGAAAAGACAACTGTTAGGTGTATTGGTGTGTTCCAAAGGCTCTTTGGAAATGACAGTTTGAAAgtgtagctttaaaaaaaaatcattaaattgaATCATTTGTCCCAGAATTCAGGAACGTCAGTTGAAATTGATTatagagaaaggaaaaattaCAAAACATAGTCTGTAAATAGCAGCATCTGCATCCACAATAAAAACAAGCTACCAGGAGGGTAAAAcatcattaaaataataacaaaaggcaCGTGGACCTAAAGATTTACGTGTAAATTATGCATTTAATTATAGGTAAGGTGTACACAGTGCAATATTGCTTTTTATACTTTAGTGAACATTTTGTGTGGCTGTTGGCCTTGTTTAGAGTAAATATTTTCTTGCagattatacattttatttttgaatcttGACTTACCTTTCTTGTCATGTGTCACAGGCATCTCTGCGTCACTTAATGGGTTGAGGAAAAGACTTGAAATAGTGCTGAAAGAATATTTAATGTAGCCGTTGATTTGGGGTAGGATTGGGTGGGGAAATACAGTTAACTTTAAAGTGTCTCCTTGTTTAGATAGTTTTCCTGAAAGAGGAATGTAAATTAAGAAAGGCCTTCTGAGGTGATGTAGGAAGCATTGGAAACTTATGATtatcttgttttgtcctttcAAGTATATCATCAGCGGGGCCTTTTAGAAGACCATTTTTTCCCCCTTGGGTAGTACTATCTAGACAAATAGTGTGATAGGCAAGATGACAACGTTTATCAGTCTGACACTTACATACTTATAGCATAAGGGTTACAGAACTCATCTCGCCAGTGAGATAGAAGGAAGGAGTCCTTTGCGTAAGGGATACATTTTTCAAGTGGTTATTATTATTGCTCTTGTTTGCACCAGGTTTATGCTGCCATTGGTTgttggggctggggggtggggtggggtggggggagtgggttAGCAATCTCATACAGTTATTTGATCACACAGGCTTTCCCCTTGGAGCTTTATGTTAGATATTTTGCTGCCATTTGAGCCTAAAATTGTTGTCATATGGAATGTACAAAGAATCCACACATAGCCTAAAGACTATACAACCAAAGTATGATTCAGATCACACATTTTAACAgcataagaacaacaaaaaacagtctTGGTATGGCAATTTAACTGTGAAACCTAAATGTTTGTTGTGGATGGTTTTGCTGTTTGGAATGGAACTGGAATATCACCATGTAATATTTAAGGCAAAGGTTAGATAATGTGACATGAATGGTTtgcttttttatatttaattatacaaGAGCCACGTTTACACTGTAAACTTGTCTATGAATGTGGGGTTTGTTGTTCTGATAGGTAACATTCTTTCTCTCCCAGTCACATAAAAACCTTGTTGCCATTTATAAGCAGGCTGATAGCAAATTCTGTGAACCCTTTTCTAAACCTTTCGAGTAACAACATAAACCAAGCTTTGAAAAATCATGTGAAGCCTGTGCAGGCTTTATGTAAAATTAAATGATTACTAATTTGAGAGGATTTCTTTTTGGACTGATGTAATTAGTAATTTACTAACAAGCTATATGATGACCCCATTAGAATATATGCACTACTATAAGAGATgaattgttgtcttttttttcattttttgctgATGTATTCAAAAGCTATTGAATTttgtagaataaaaatataatagtgTGCTTATTCATGATGTAAAATGGTATTAATCATTGAAGTTGAGAACATGGGATTTTTGAAACCTTaccagggtttttattttttccttcaggTGACTTGATGGAAGGTGAACTCTATTCTGCTCTTAAGGAAGAAGAGGCATCTGAGTCTGTTTCTAGTACCAATTTCAGTGGTGAAATGCATTTCTATGAGCTTGTGGAAGACACAAAAGATGGCATCTGGCTGGTTCAGGTAGAAAGGATGATAATACTTAAGAACCTTATTTATACCAAAATAGTATTTACCACTGAGTAactcttctcttgtatcctcctGTTTGCCTCCTAGGCAAAACTCAGTTCTCATAGGGTTTTTTAAACCGATGATAATGACAAATAGATGAGGagctgtggctcagttggtggagtACTGAAGTGAAATGGAAgtggtgtgcatgcatgaaaTCCTGCCTCCAATCCCTAGCACCACCTAGGTCAGGCTATGGTGCCGCACACAGGAAatcacacacacaggaagcagaaacagggacCCAGAGCTTCAGGGTCTTCCTTAGCTGCataaggagttcaaagccagcctaggtaggatacatgagatcctgtctttgaaaaaaaaaaaaaaaaaaaagtaaaaagtaaagagTGGAAAAGGAAAgattggggagagggggagggttgTCTTGAGAATCAACAGACAGAAATGTCTAGAAACACGTTCCTTATATTTAGCTCTAGTTTTTTAAACTTTCGTTTTGAGTTTATTAAGTTTATTAGTCCACATAGTTTTAGTTTGTAAGGGAAGAACACTAAAGTAAAGAAGTCTTTGCATTAGCGAAGCAGCCAACCTTGAATGGCAGGTGTGCTAACTGGCATAAAAACAAGTCAGCAAAGTAGTCAGCGTAGTAGCTGTACTGAGAGACCCATGGCACATGTATTTTTTTGCTTATGGTCATTAGATAGTTTTTATGATATCAAAACTGTGAGATTTAATTAGAATATTGGGAATTTCAAGTGGTAAAGGGCCTTAAATATTATCTTTAATAATTTTCATGGTGTGGATTATGGTAAGTAGATACACGTAACATTAATgtaacctgggctggagagatggctcagtggttaagagcactgactgctcttccaagggatctgagttcaaatcttagcaaccacatggtggctcacaaccatctgtaatgagatctgatgctctcttgtggtgtgtctgaagacaggtacagtgtacttacatataataaataaatgttacatataataaataaataaatctttgaaaaaaattaatgtaacCATGTATATTGGAATAATGGGATACTGAACATGTAATGTCATCCTAAATATTACTTAGGAAAAAgcaaagttaattttttaaaatctgtattcaCTTGCAGTAACATAACAAGTAAACTTGAAGACTGAATGTGGCCAAAATTAAGAATGTAGTGTGTGGATGGCTGAAACTCAAGTCATATCAGACAGTTTCTGAAGCACTAAGATGAGAAGTAGGTTACTGAAGGTCCTGGGACTGCTCCGCAGTATTGCACTAGGATCAGATCCCAGGTTCTCTGATGCTTTTTCTTCCTTCAGACTAACTTTCTGTGTAATCATTGACAATACATATGCCCATCTTCCCATTTATTTCCTCAGTGCTTTTGATCTCCCACTTTGCTGTTGACCAGTTTTGACTTAGGgtttgaaaattaaaagaaaagcttcATATTACTTTGTGGGAACAAAGACtacaagatttgtttttaaaataagtgttAGAAACCTTAATTGGAGGGAAACCTGATTTTTGTCATTGGCTTGCAGTATAATTGGGAATAGGTAGGTTTTCTCTTGTTTGTGGCCTCAAACACATATGCATTTAAAGAGGACGGAATGATGCTGTCATGCACTGTGCTGAAAGAGTGAGCTTCGGTGACT
This window harbors:
- the Rnf103 gene encoding E3 ubiquitin-protein ligase RNF103 isoform X2, with amino-acid sequence MWLKLFFLLLYFLVLFVLARFFEAIVWYETGIFATQLVDPVALSFKKLKTILECRGLGYSGLPEKKDVRELVEKSGDLMEGELYSALKEEEASESVSSTNFSGEMHFYELVEDTKDGIWLVQVIANDRSPLVGKIHWEKMVKKVSRFGIRTGTFNCSSDPRGDKCDIKNLLGTKRSRVTDLVHKCTQVLQKERLGAFHTHHVCATNKYI